One region of Babylonia areolata isolate BAREFJ2019XMU chromosome 29, ASM4173473v1, whole genome shotgun sequence genomic DNA includes:
- the LOC143274893 gene encoding uncharacterized protein LOC143274893 — translation MSAALSSCAILCVPYRHLCLLLLIILIWGSAWGVTGSDTKGVSRRRKPVVQHTSPSPVKNAPDSKAEGSTNARDTLLATIIDGTHSSSSRVGPQRNLSSDTGISGSVPVRSKGGREGEGVMEGHGVTEGHGVTGVEEVTGMEEGNRRGRSTRWYSTGEWLPASGVTPDRSVNLAVLPMLALFFFVFGVCIKCYSWVRDQDRRKARGQLDFEDGDEVNYGIITAGEQGYREVDIRSDSTSMYDTVTSFRSFRLPFNEHTVTSVKSLPNQPYETFRSIVLKKADEGVYDSVQSYKAFLEKSISEVDIEVELVNDYTPRPRSKSYDQSLLRTSQEATGRSKRRRLRHHSGGRGLEGGVKTQAERERYRRHSDKSTPHQHPPTALPDSIRSKTFHRRSSPAILEPLLQGTEFKVPLELSDEEEEGVMGGGPCPPGLSSLERQSSNSSSSTGGRSSGSARPHHHHHESSHRQRRDKLRQKRASQDWLAERAAKSSSHSSGHCSDNSPQSSSSSVKGSSSSNELDSDSDVTDSGLVVDLQKPAKQSCFKNGAGRHMATATVTTADSSPGGQQEAGKDLARKVHRFKVSFVDDATLSAASE, via the coding sequence ATGTCAGCCGCTCTGTCTTCCTGTGCCATACTTTGTGTCCCCTACAGACACCTGTGTCTTCTCCTCCTGATCATCCTGATCTGGGGAAGTGCTTGGGGAGTGACTGGCTCTGACACCAAAGGAGTCAGCAGGAGAAGAAAACCGGTGGTGCAGCACACCAGTCCCTCCCCAGTGAAGAACGCCCCCGACAGCAAGGCAGAAGGCTCCACCAACGCCAGGGACACGTTACTGGCCACCATTATTGATGGCACACACTCGTCCAGCAGCAGAGTTGGCCCACAGAGAAACTTGTCCAGTGACACCGGCATCAGTGGATCGGTTCCTGTGCGGTccaaggggggcagggagggtgaaGGGGTTATGGAGGGTCATGGGGTCACGGAGGGTCATGGGGTCACGGGGGTGGAGGAGGTcacagggatggaggaggggaacAGGAGGGGCAGGTCGACTAGGTGGTACAGCACAGGGGAGTGGCTGCCGGCGAGCGGGGTCACCCCGGACCGCTCAGTCAACCTGGCTGTGCTGCCCATGCTGGcgctcttcttctttgtctttggcGTCTGCATCAAGTGCTACTCGTGGGTGCGTGACCAGGACCGCAGGAAGGCACGGGGCCAGCTGGACTTTGAGGACGGGGACGAGGTGAACTATGGCATCATCACGGCTGGGGAGCAGGGCTACCGCGAGGTGGACATCCGCTCTGACTCCACCTCCATGTATGACACCGTCACCTCCTTCCGCTCCTTCCGCCTCCCTTTCAACGAGCACACGGTCACCTCTGTAAAGTCCCTGCCCAACCAGCCTTACGAGACCTTCCGCTCCATCGTGCTGAAGAAGGCGGATGAGGGGGTGTACGACAGCGTGCAGTCATACAAGGCCTTCCTGGAGAAGAGCATCAGCGAGGTGGACATCGAGGTGGAGCTGGTCAACGACTACACCCCCAGGCCGCGCAGCAAGAGCTACGACCAGAGCCTGTTGAGGACTTCCCAGGAGGCGACCGGCAGGTCCAAGCGGCGACGCCTGCGGCACCACTCGGGTGGCcgggggctggagggtggggtGAAGACGCAGGCAGAGCGGGAACGCTACCGCCGACACTCGGACAAGTCCACCCCGCACcagcacccccccaccgccctccctgATTCCATCCGCAGCAAAACATTCCACCGGCGCAGCTCCCCGGCCATCCTGGAGCCCCTGCTGCAGGGCACGGAGTTCAAGGTCCCCCTGGAACTgtctgacgaggaggaggagggggtgatgggaggaGGACCTTGCCCCCCAGGGTTGTCTTCCCTGGAGCGGCAGTCGTCCAACTCCTCGTCCTCCACTGGAGGGCGCTCCAGCGGCAGcgcccgcccccaccaccaccaccacgagtcCTCGCACCGGCAGCGGCGCGACAAGCTGCGGCAGAAGCGTGCCTCACAGGACTGGCTGGCGGAGAGGGCGGCCAAGAGTTCTAGTCACAGCAGCGGCCACTGCTCCGACAACAGCCCCCAGagctcctcttcctctgtcaaaGGCAGCAGCAGTTCCAACGAACTGGACTCGGACAGCGATGTCACCGACAGCGGCCTGGTGGTGGACCTGCAGAAACCAGCCAAGCAGAGCTGCTTCAAGAATGGTGCCGGCCGCCACATGGCCACAGCCACGGTCACCACGGCCGACTCCTCCCCTGGTGGCCAGCAGGAGGCCGGGAAAGACCTGGCCCGTAAAGTGCATCGCTTCAAGGTCAGCTTTGTGGATGACGCCACGCTGTCTGCGGCTTCTGAGTAG